From the Amycolatopsis thermoflava N1165 genome, one window contains:
- a CDS encoding alcohol dehydrogenase catalytic domain-containing protein, translating into MRAAVLTRPGAVEVTDIGRPRPADDEVLVEVAACGVCGHDQADRAGLLKIPLPAVLGHEIAGTVVAAGSAVTRFALGDLVAAKQFRTCGRCGPCTGGDELRCAQRSFTYGGFAEYAVLRESSLLTIPPGVHPAEAAIVACAVGTGLQALRRIARVRAGETVLVTGAGGGLGLHAVQVAHALGARVVALTGNARAAGRLLDLGAEHVVAMGDSAWQEVCDATGGHGADVVLDNAGHPAVFRQAFRALAHAGRYVLTGQVAGEPLRVHPAFVFAKEAVITGSGSTSMSTFADAMDMLADGRVRAVVTAYPLDDAARAFTDLDERRVTGRPVLVPGRNRGER; encoded by the coding sequence GTGCGCGCCGCAGTGCTGACCCGCCCGGGGGCCGTGGAAGTCACCGACATCGGCCGACCGCGACCGGCCGACGACGAAGTCCTCGTCGAGGTCGCCGCGTGCGGGGTGTGCGGGCACGACCAGGCCGACCGTGCCGGGTTGCTGAAGATCCCGTTGCCGGCCGTGCTCGGGCACGAGATCGCCGGCACGGTCGTGGCGGCCGGGTCGGCGGTCACCCGCTTCGCCCTCGGCGATCTCGTTGCTGCGAAGCAGTTCCGCACCTGTGGACGCTGCGGCCCGTGCACGGGCGGTGACGAGCTGCGGTGCGCGCAGCGGTCGTTCACCTACGGCGGGTTCGCGGAGTACGCCGTGCTCCGCGAATCCTCGCTGCTGACGATCCCACCCGGGGTGCACCCCGCCGAGGCCGCGATCGTCGCGTGTGCCGTCGGAACCGGTCTGCAAGCACTGCGCCGCATCGCGCGGGTCCGGGCCGGGGAGACCGTGCTGGTCACCGGAGCGGGCGGTGGCCTGGGTCTGCACGCGGTGCAGGTCGCGCACGCTCTCGGCGCCCGGGTGGTCGCCCTCACCGGCAACGCCCGCGCGGCAGGGCGGCTGCTCGACCTGGGCGCGGAACACGTCGTGGCCATGGGAGATTCGGCCTGGCAGGAGGTGTGCGACGCCACGGGCGGACACGGCGCCGACGTCGTGCTGGACAACGCCGGGCACCCGGCGGTCTTCCGGCAGGCGTTTCGCGCACTGGCCCACGCGGGACGGTACGTGCTGACCGGTCAGGTCGCCGGTGAGCCGCTGCGGGTCCACCCGGCCTTCGTTTTCGCGAAGGAGGCCGTGATCACCGGATCGGGCTCCACATCGATGTCCACCTTCGCCGATGCCATGGACATGCTGGCCGACGGCCGGGTGCGGGCCGTCGTCACGGCGTACCCGCTCGACGACGCCGCCCGCGCCTTCACCGACCTCGACGAGCGCCGGGTGACCGGCCGCCCCGTCCTCGTGCCCGGCCGCAACAGAGGAGAACGATGA
- a CDS encoding CoA transferase, which yields MTTTRPLAGLHVVECASFVAGPTGGLTLAQLGADVIRVDPIGGGSDHLRWPVAPGGESYYWASLNKGKRSVTVDMRSREGQELVLALATASGTGRGILIDNVVGRPWLAHERLAARRPDLIHVRVQGHPDGRPAVDYTVNAEAGVPSITGGEDHAGPVNHVLPAWDLIAGLSVATGVLAALQQRARTGEGAFVELALSDVALAGVANLGWLSEAADRGGERPRHGNHVYGSFGVDFACRGGSRVMVVALTEGQWRALQSATGTVEVFQALEKALRADLRDETERYRLRETIAAILRPWFAARDLDEVGKELDAARVLWGRYRGMADLVADHRAGAHRVLADLTLPRGGSAVTARSPLRFDGDHGPAGECAELGRDTEAVLAEVLGLTAAEIGGLHDRRVIGPPADPNTERKAR from the coding sequence ATGACCACGACCAGACCACTGGCTGGGTTGCACGTCGTCGAGTGCGCCAGCTTCGTCGCGGGTCCGACGGGCGGCCTGACCCTCGCCCAGCTCGGCGCCGACGTCATCCGCGTCGACCCGATCGGTGGCGGAAGTGACCACCTCCGCTGGCCGGTGGCGCCCGGCGGGGAGAGCTACTACTGGGCTTCGCTCAACAAGGGCAAGCGCTCGGTCACGGTCGACATGCGCAGCAGGGAAGGTCAGGAGCTGGTCCTGGCGTTGGCCACCGCATCCGGAACCGGACGTGGCATCCTGATCGACAACGTCGTGGGCAGGCCTTGGCTGGCCCACGAGCGGCTGGCCGCGCGACGGCCCGATCTGATCCACGTGCGCGTGCAGGGCCACCCCGACGGCAGGCCCGCGGTCGACTACACCGTCAACGCCGAAGCCGGTGTTCCGTCGATCACCGGCGGCGAGGACCACGCCGGCCCGGTCAACCACGTGCTCCCCGCCTGGGACCTGATCGCCGGCCTCAGCGTCGCCACCGGGGTTCTCGCCGCCCTGCAGCAGCGCGCCCGCACCGGCGAGGGCGCGTTCGTCGAGCTGGCCCTGTCCGATGTCGCGCTCGCGGGGGTGGCGAACCTCGGCTGGCTGTCCGAGGCCGCCGACCGGGGAGGGGAGCGCCCGCGGCACGGCAACCATGTGTACGGCAGCTTCGGCGTCGACTTCGCCTGCCGGGGCGGCTCGCGCGTGATGGTCGTGGCGCTCACCGAGGGCCAATGGCGTGCCCTGCAGAGTGCGACCGGAACCGTCGAGGTCTTCCAGGCACTCGAGAAGGCGTTGCGCGCGGACCTGCGTGACGAGACCGAACGCTACCGGCTGCGCGAGACGATCGCGGCGATCCTCCGGCCCTGGTTCGCCGCGCGCGATCTCGACGAGGTCGGCAAGGAGCTGGACGCCGCGCGGGTGCTGTGGGGCCGGTACCGCGGCATGGCCGATCTCGTCGCCGATCACCGCGCAGGGGCACACCGGGTGCTCGCCGATCTGACCCTGCCGCGTGGAGGCTCCGCCGTCACCGCCCGTTCACCCTTGCGGTTCGACGGCGACCACGGGCCCGCGGGCGAGTGCGCGGAGCTCGGCCGGGACACCGAGGCCGTCCTGGCCGAGGTCCTCGGCCTGACCGCCGCCGAGATCGGCGGCCTGCACGACCGGCGGGTCATCGGGCCCCCGGCGGATCCGAACACCGAAAGGAAGGCACGATGA